The Spirosoma foliorum genome has a window encoding:
- a CDS encoding LytR/AlgR family response regulator transcription factor produces the protein MNAFANDSIFDTLSMPFHNSVEKIADSTCLQKLLIPFYDRKRTVSVDEIVRLEGCGNYTKFFLKDGTKMLVSRTLKEYEILLDGQAFVRVHKSCIVNLGFVRKFFVKKEGELELTDGQQVKISRRRAQMFIDRIRTFQPVALS, from the coding sequence ATGAACGCATTCGCTAACGACTCTATTTTCGACACACTGTCCATGCCTTTCCACAATAGTGTGGAAAAAATTGCCGATTCGACCTGTTTGCAGAAATTGCTCATTCCATTTTATGACCGCAAACGCACAGTATCTGTCGACGAAATTGTACGATTAGAAGGATGCGGTAACTATACCAAATTTTTTCTGAAAGATGGCACCAAAATGTTGGTATCCCGTACGCTAAAAGAATACGAAATTTTGCTTGATGGTCAGGCATTTGTTCGGGTCCATAAATCCTGCATTGTAAATCTTGGTTTTGTACGGAAGTTTTTTGTGAAGAAAGAAGGTGAACTTGAGTTGACTGATGGACAGCAAGTGAAAATATCACGTCGGCGTGCGCAAATGTTTATCGATCGTATTCGGACCTTTCAGCCTGTAGCTCTAAGCTAG